In Lagenorhynchus albirostris chromosome 14, mLagAlb1.1, whole genome shotgun sequence, one DNA window encodes the following:
- the LOC132532385 gene encoding E3 ubiquitin-protein ligase RNF185 isoform X6, with translation MASKGPSASASPENSSAGGPSGSSNGAGESGGQDSTFECNICLDTAKDAVISLCGHLFCWPCLHQWLETRPNRQVCPVCKAGISRDKVIPLYGRGSTGQQDPREKTPPRPQGQRPEPENRGEHKPTKCEDLWDCTGVAGREAGGPVLGFALNEVVVPDETVAPSWGFQGFGFGDGGFQMSFGIGAFPFGIFATAFNINDGRPPPAVPGTPQYVDEQFLSRLFLFVALVIMFWLLIA, from the exons ATGGCAAGCAAAGGGCCCTCGGCCTCTGCATCTCCTGAGAACTCTAGTGCAGGGGGGCCCAGCGGCAGCAGCAATGGCGCTGGTGAGAGCGGAGGGCAGGACAGCACCTTCGAGTGCAACATCTGCCTGGACACAGCCAAGGATGCCGTCATCAGCCTGTGTGGCCACCTCTTCTG TTGGCCATGTTTACATCAG TGGTTGGAGACGAGACCTAACAGACAGGTGTGTCCAGTTTGCAAAGCTGGCATCAGCCGCGACAAGGTGATTCCCCTCTATGGCAGGGGCAGCACTGGGCAGCAGGACCCCAG AGAGAAGACTCCTCCCCGTCCTCAAGGACAGAGGCCAGAACCGGAGAACAGAGGG GAACATAAACCTACCAAATGTGAGGACTTGTGGGATTGTACAGGTGTTGCTGGAAGGGAGGCCGGAGGGCCAGTCCTCGGATTTGCACTGAATGAAGTGGTGGTTCCTGATGAAACAGTTGCACCTTCCTGG GGATTTCAAGGGTTTGGATTTGGAGATGGTGGCTTCCAGATGTCTTTTGGAATTGGGGCATTTCCCTTTGGCATATTTGCCACAGCATTTAACATAAACGATGGGCGGCCTCCTCCAG CTGTCCCCGGAACGCCCCAGTACGTGGACGAGCAGTTCCTGTCACGCCTGTTCCTGTTTGTGGCCCTGGTGATCATGTTCTGGCTATTGATTGCCTAA
- the LOC132532385 gene encoding E3 ubiquitin-protein ligase RNF185 isoform X7: protein MASKGPSASASPENSSAGGPSGSSNGAGESGGQDSTFECNICLDTAKDAVISLCGHLFCWPCLHQWLETRPNRQVCPVCKAGISRDKVIPLYGRGSTGQQDPREKTPPRPQGQRPEPENRGGFQGFGFGDGGFQMSFGIGAFPFGIFATAFNINDGRPPPAVPGTPQYVDEQFLSRLFLFVALVIMFWLLIA, encoded by the exons ATGGCAAGCAAAGGGCCCTCGGCCTCTGCATCTCCTGAGAACTCTAGTGCAGGGGGGCCCAGCGGCAGCAGCAATGGCGCTGGTGAGAGCGGAGGGCAGGACAGCACCTTCGAGTGCAACATCTGCCTGGACACAGCCAAGGATGCCGTCATCAGCCTGTGTGGCCACCTCTTCTG TTGGCCATGTTTACATCAG TGGTTGGAGACGAGACCTAACAGACAGGTGTGTCCAGTTTGCAAAGCTGGCATCAGCCGCGACAAGGTGATTCCCCTCTATGGCAGGGGCAGCACTGGGCAGCAGGACCCCAG AGAGAAGACTCCTCCCCGTCCTCAAGGACAGAGGCCAGAACCGGAGAACAGAGGG GGATTTCAAGGGTTTGGATTTGGAGATGGTGGCTTCCAGATGTCTTTTGGAATTGGGGCATTTCCCTTTGGCATATTTGCCACAGCATTTAACATAAACGATGGGCGGCCTCCTCCAG CTGTCCCCGGAACGCCCCAGTACGTGGACGAGCAGTTCCTGTCACGCCTGTTCCTGTTTGTGGCCCTGGTGATCATGTTCTGGCTATTGATTGCCTAA